A genomic stretch from Flavobacterium humidisoli includes:
- a CDS encoding DNA-3-methyladenine glycosylase I, with amino-acid sequence MEPIRCSWCSASDLYKKYHDEEWGVPVYDDPTLFEFLILETFQAGLSWITILNKRENFRAAFDYFDYKKIALYSEDKIEELMQNTGIVRNKLKIKAAVSNALAFIKVQEEFGSFSDYIWKYTDGKPIVNHLKNSKDAPATTPLSDEISKDLKKRGFKFVGSTVIYAHMQATGMVNDHVENCFTRKGK; translated from the coding sequence ATGGAACCAATAAGATGCAGCTGGTGCTCTGCAAGCGATTTGTATAAAAAATATCATGATGAAGAATGGGGAGTTCCTGTTTATGATGATCCGACTTTATTTGAATTTTTAATTTTAGAAACTTTTCAGGCTGGTTTAAGTTGGATTACTATTTTAAACAAAAGAGAAAATTTCAGAGCTGCTTTTGATTATTTCGATTATAAAAAAATAGCCCTTTACTCTGAAGATAAAATTGAAGAGTTAATGCAGAATACAGGAATTGTTAGGAACAAACTAAAAATTAAAGCAGCGGTTTCTAATGCTCTGGCTTTTATAAAAGTACAGGAAGAATTTGGTTCTTTTTCTGATTATATTTGGAAATACACTGATGGAAAACCGATTGTAAACCATCTCAAAAATTCAAAAGATGCTCCGGCTACTACTCCACTTTCAGATGAAATCAGTAAAGATTTAAAAAAACGTGGGTTTAAATTTGTCGGTTCTACGGTTATTTATGCACACATGCAGGCAACCGGAATGGTCAATGATCATGTGGAAAATTGCTTTACCCGAAAGGGAAAATAG
- a CDS encoding lipocalin family protein encodes MKKLSIFFVSVLALGLSVSCSSNDDDNASLEGKWEVYQDGTIVDGKEKLTPVVYEGGCNKDVFEIQAGGKFIDHYSQYSNSKCNDYTENGTWTRKDNKITVLYEGDTSGDNGEILVLNKTTLKIKYTYGVSETYVVEFKRI; translated from the coding sequence ATGAAAAAACTAAGTATTTTTTTTGTGTCTGTATTGGCACTAGGATTATCAGTATCTTGCAGCAGTAATGACGATGATAACGCGTCTCTTGAAGGTAAATGGGAAGTATATCAAGACGGAACCATTGTTGATGGAAAAGAAAAACTAACTCCAGTAGTTTACGAAGGAGGTTGTAACAAAGATGTTTTTGAAATTCAAGCAGGAGGAAAATTCATTGATCATTATTCTCAATACAGCAATTCAAAATGTAATGATTATACTGAGAATGGAACTTGGACTAGAAAAGACAATAAGATAACTGTTCTATATGAAGGTGATACTTCTGGAGATAATGGAGAAATCTTAGTATTAAATAAAACGACTTTAAAAATTAAATATACATACGGTGTATCTGAAACATATGTAGTTGAATTTAAACGCATATAA
- a CDS encoding queuosine precursor transporter, which yields MFKTRKEIVFVILAGIFITNAVVAELIGGKLIQIGPFVMSIGILPWPIVFLTTDLINEYFGEKGVKKLSFITACLIAYAFLILFMAIVIPAAKGISPVNDQQFEAVFGQSMWIIVGSLIAFMASQLIDVWIFWFFKNRTGEKKIWLRATGSTVISQLFDSFIVLGIAFWLPGKIDFDTFISSGLIGYTFKLAIAILLTPAIYLGHHLIKKYLDQDPAHKG from the coding sequence ATGTTTAAAACTAGAAAAGAAATTGTTTTTGTAATTTTAGCAGGAATATTTATAACCAATGCCGTTGTGGCTGAGTTAATTGGAGGAAAGCTAATTCAAATTGGTCCTTTTGTGATGAGTATAGGGATTTTGCCTTGGCCAATTGTATTTCTTACAACCGATTTGATTAATGAATATTTTGGCGAAAAAGGAGTGAAAAAACTTTCTTTCATTACAGCATGTCTGATTGCTTATGCTTTTCTGATACTTTTTATGGCAATTGTTATTCCCGCCGCAAAAGGAATCAGCCCTGTTAACGATCAACAGTTTGAAGCGGTTTTTGGACAAAGTATGTGGATTATAGTGGGGAGTTTAATTGCCTTTATGGCATCTCAGCTGATTGACGTTTGGATATTTTGGTTTTTCAAAAACAGAACTGGCGAAAAGAAAATATGGCTAAGAGCAACTGGTTCCACTGTTATTTCGCAATTGTTTGATTCGTTTATTGTTCTAGGAATTGCTTTTTGGCTTCCGGGAAAAATTGATTTTGACACTTTTATATCTTCAGGGTTAATAGGATATACTTTTAAATTAGCAATTGCTATTTTATTGACTCCAGCAATTTATTTAGGACATCATCTTATTAAAAAATATTTAGACCAAGATCCTGCTCATAAAGGATAA
- a CDS encoding M3 family metallopeptidase, whose product MKTPIELDNSLLKNWSGPYGGVPDFTAYKVSDFQPAIEFAIKEKLEEIDAIANNPEKPTFKNTIEALELSGEKLDRIHAVYGIYRSNLSTPEFNAVDTEMSPKLAEINDKLYQNDRLFSRIETLYKSDEKEDLTKEQQRLLWLYYTDFVREGAELNEENKDKVAKINQELAGLFTAFSQKLLAEENNQYIQLNTEDDFNGLPEEFKNAAIAEAKERNLDVLGCIGNTRSSIEPFLTFSNRRNLREKAFGIFVKRGDNKNENDTNETLVSILRLRAEKAKILGFKNFAEWSLSNKMAKDPQKTLDLMNSVWKPAVEKVKNDVLAMQEMVNNEGGDFKIQPWDFRFYAEKVRKAQYDLDQNEIKQYLQLENLREGMFWVAGELFDLGFKQLFDVPVYHVDVRVWEVNNRATGEPIGLWYFDPYARTGKRSGAWMNSHRDQQKIKGKVLPIVSNNCNFIKGNSDEAVLISWDDATTLFHEFGHALHGLCSNVTYPSLSGTSVARDYVEFPSQLLEHWLATPEVLNKFALHYKTNQPLSQSLVERIGKAANFNEGFATVETISSSFVDMKLHLTTEKVDPDAFEEKVLNEINMPTEIVMRHRIPQFAHIFSSDGYAAGYYSYLWADVINADAYEAFLEGNGPFDKNVSERLYKTVLSVGNTIDNEEMYENFRGHAPQSDALMRARNFPIKS is encoded by the coding sequence ATGAAAACACCAATAGAGTTAGATAATTCATTATTAAAAAACTGGTCAGGTCCTTATGGAGGCGTTCCAGATTTTACAGCGTATAAAGTTTCTGATTTTCAGCCCGCGATAGAATTTGCGATCAAGGAAAAATTAGAAGAAATTGATGCAATCGCCAATAATCCAGAGAAGCCTACATTTAAAAACACAATTGAAGCTTTAGAACTTTCTGGCGAAAAATTGGATCGAATTCATGCGGTTTACGGTATTTACAGATCCAATCTGAGTACTCCGGAATTTAATGCAGTTGATACCGAAATGTCACCAAAATTGGCAGAAATTAATGATAAGTTGTATCAAAATGATAGACTGTTTTCTAGAATTGAAACCTTATACAAATCAGATGAAAAGGAGGATTTAACCAAAGAGCAGCAACGTTTGCTTTGGCTGTATTATACCGATTTTGTTAGAGAAGGAGCAGAGCTAAACGAAGAGAATAAAGATAAAGTGGCTAAGATCAATCAGGAATTAGCAGGACTTTTTACAGCTTTTAGCCAAAAGTTGCTGGCAGAAGAAAATAATCAATATATACAGCTAAACACAGAAGATGATTTTAACGGTTTGCCCGAAGAATTTAAGAATGCGGCAATTGCCGAAGCGAAAGAAAGAAATTTAGATGTTTTAGGTTGCATTGGAAATACAAGATCTTCAATTGAGCCTTTTCTGACTTTCTCAAACAGAAGAAATTTAAGAGAAAAAGCTTTTGGCATCTTCGTAAAACGAGGGGATAATAAGAATGAAAATGATACAAACGAAACATTAGTATCTATTTTAAGATTACGAGCAGAAAAAGCAAAAATATTAGGGTTTAAGAATTTTGCAGAATGGAGTTTGTCTAATAAAATGGCCAAAGACCCGCAGAAAACGCTTGATTTAATGAATTCTGTATGGAAACCTGCCGTAGAAAAGGTAAAAAATGATGTTTTGGCCATGCAGGAAATGGTAAATAATGAGGGTGGAGATTTTAAAATACAGCCTTGGGATTTCCGTTTTTATGCGGAAAAAGTTAGAAAAGCACAATATGATTTGGATCAAAATGAAATCAAACAATATCTGCAGTTAGAGAACTTGCGAGAAGGAATGTTCTGGGTAGCTGGAGAATTGTTTGATTTAGGATTTAAACAATTATTTGATGTTCCGGTTTATCATGTTGATGTTCGTGTTTGGGAAGTGAACAACAGAGCTACTGGAGAACCTATTGGTTTGTGGTATTTTGATCCCTATGCGCGTACAGGAAAACGTTCGGGCGCGTGGATGAATTCACATAGAGATCAGCAGAAAATAAAAGGAAAAGTGCTTCCGATTGTTTCAAACAATTGCAATTTTATTAAAGGAAATAGCGATGAAGCTGTTTTGATTTCGTGGGATGATGCCACCACTTTGTTTCATGAATTTGGACACGCGCTTCACGGATTGTGCTCTAATGTTACTTATCCGAGTCTTTCTGGGACTTCAGTTGCGAGAGATTATGTAGAGTTTCCTTCTCAGTTGCTAGAACACTGGTTAGCGACTCCAGAAGTGTTGAATAAATTTGCGCTTCATTATAAAACGAACCAACCTTTATCCCAATCATTGGTAGAAAGAATAGGAAAAGCGGCCAATTTTAACGAAGGTTTTGCAACGGTTGAAACGATTTCAAGCTCTTTTGTTGATATGAAACTGCATTTAACAACTGAAAAAGTCGATCCAGATGCATTTGAAGAGAAAGTTTTAAATGAAATTAATATGCCGACCGAAATTGTGATGCGACATAGAATTCCGCAATTTGCTCATATTTTTTCAAGTGACGGATATGCGGCAGGCTATTACAGTTATTTATGGGCAGATGTTATTAATGCGGATGCTTACGAAGCTTTTTTAGAAGGAAACGGGCCTTTTGATAAGAATGTTTCCGAACGTCTTTATAAAACAGTTTTAAGCGTTGGAAATACGATTGATAATGAAGAAATGTACGAGAATTTCAGAGGACATGCGCCACAATCTGACGCATTGATGAGAGCAAGAAATTTTCCAATTAAAAGCTAA
- the tsf gene encoding translation elongation factor Ts — translation MSTITAADVNKLRQSTGAGMMDCKKALVEAEGDFDKAIQILREKGQKVAANRSDRESSEGAAVSFINADNTKGAILTLNCETDFVGKNEAFVTLAKDLVEKAINFSTKEELLASDFNGITVAEKLIEQTGVIGEKIEIGGFEILEGAYVGSYVHVNKIAALTAISAPVANAETLTKDISMQVASMGADTLSYKDFDPAFVESELAARIAVIEKDNEEAKRLGKTLKNVPKYISFSQLTPEVIKQAEEDAKAELKAEGKPEQIWDKILPGKVQRFISDNTTLDQEKALLDQNFIKDDSKKVGDYVKGFNVEITGFKRVTLG, via the coding sequence ATGTCAACAATTACTGCTGCAGACGTAAATAAATTAAGACAATCTACAGGTGCCGGAATGATGGACTGTAAAAAAGCTTTAGTTGAAGCTGAAGGAGATTTCGATAAAGCAATCCAAATCCTTAGAGAAAAAGGACAAAAAGTTGCTGCTAACCGTTCTGACCGTGAGTCTTCTGAAGGAGCTGCTGTTTCTTTTATCAATGCTGACAACACTAAAGGAGCTATCCTTACTTTAAACTGCGAAACTGACTTCGTAGGTAAAAATGAGGCTTTCGTAACTTTAGCTAAAGATTTAGTTGAAAAAGCGATCAACTTCTCTACTAAAGAAGAATTATTAGCTTCTGATTTCAACGGAATCACTGTTGCTGAGAAATTAATCGAGCAAACTGGTGTTATTGGTGAAAAAATCGAAATCGGTGGTTTCGAAATTTTAGAAGGTGCTTACGTTGGATCTTATGTTCACGTTAATAAAATTGCTGCTTTAACTGCAATTTCTGCTCCAGTTGCAAACGCTGAAACTTTAACAAAAGACATCTCTATGCAAGTTGCTTCTATGGGAGCTGACACATTATCTTACAAAGATTTTGATCCTGCTTTCGTTGAATCTGAACTTGCTGCTCGTATTGCTGTAATCGAAAAAGACAATGAAGAAGCAAAACGTTTAGGAAAAACTTTAAAAAATGTTCCTAAATACATCTCTTTCTCTCAATTGACTCCTGAAGTTATCAAACAAGCAGAAGAAGATGCTAAAGCTGAATTAAAAGCTGAAGGAAAACCAGAGCAAATCTGGGACAAAATTCTTCCAGGAAAAGTTCAACGTTTTATCTCTGACAACACTACTTTAGATCAAGAGAAAGCTCTTTTAGATCAAAACTTCATCAAAGATGACAGTAAAAAAGTTGGTGATTACGTAAAAGGATTCAATGTTGAAATTACAGGTTTCAAAAGAGTTACTTTAGGTTAA
- the rpsB gene encoding 30S ribosomal protein S2, protein MANKIEVKELLEAGVHFGHMTRKWDPNMAPYIYMERNGIHIINLYKTAAKIEEANEALKKIAASGRKILFVATKKQAKDIVADKAKAANMPYITERWPGGMLTNFVTIRKAVKKMSSIDKMKKDGTFNTLSKKERLQVDRLRAKLEKNLGSIADMSRLPAALFVVDIKAEHIAIKEAQKLNIPVFAMVDTNSDPREVDYVIPANDDASKSIDKILSLVTTAVIEGLSDRGAEKEVEAAEEAPAVEAEAAPATEE, encoded by the coding sequence ATGGCAAACAAAATAGAAGTAAAAGAATTACTAGAAGCAGGTGTTCACTTCGGACACATGACTAGAAAATGGGATCCAAACATGGCTCCTTACATTTATATGGAGCGTAATGGTATTCACATTATCAATCTATATAAAACTGCAGCTAAAATTGAAGAAGCTAACGAAGCTTTGAAAAAAATCGCTGCATCAGGTAGAAAAATCTTATTCGTAGCTACCAAAAAACAAGCAAAAGACATCGTTGCTGATAAAGCAAAAGCTGCAAACATGCCTTACATCACTGAAAGATGGCCAGGTGGAATGTTGACTAACTTCGTAACTATCAGAAAGGCAGTTAAAAAAATGTCTTCTATTGATAAAATGAAGAAAGATGGTACTTTCAACACTTTATCTAAAAAAGAGCGTTTACAAGTTGATCGTCTACGTGCTAAATTAGAGAAAAACTTAGGTTCAATTGCTGATATGTCTAGACTACCTGCAGCATTGTTCGTAGTAGATATCAAAGCTGAACACATCGCAATAAAAGAAGCTCAAAAATTAAACATTCCAGTTTTCGCAATGGTTGATACGAATTCTGACCCAAGAGAGGTTGATTACGTGATTCCTGCAAATGATGACGCTTCTAAATCAATTGACAAAATTTTATCTTTAGTAACTACTGCAGTAATCGAAGGTCTTTCTGACAGAGGTGCTGAAAAAGAAGTTGAAGCTGCTGAAGAAGCTCCTGCTGTTGAAGCTGAAGCTGCTCCTGCAACTGAAGAATAA
- the rpsI gene encoding 30S ribosomal protein S9: MGVIHKIGRRKTAVARVYVSEGTGNITVNKKEFATYFPTATLQYKVLQPLSMTENAGNFDVKVNVYGGGTTGQAEAVRMALARVMCEVNAENRGILKPEGLLTRDPRMVERKKFGQKKARKRFQFSKR; encoded by the coding sequence ATGGGAGTTATTCACAAAATCGGTAGAAGAAAAACCGCTGTTGCACGTGTATACGTTTCTGAAGGAACTGGAAACATCACTGTAAACAAAAAAGAATTCGCAACTTACTTTCCAACTGCAACTTTACAATACAAAGTTTTACAACCGCTTTCTATGACAGAAAACGCTGGTAACTTTGATGTAAAAGTAAACGTTTACGGAGGTGGTACAACTGGTCAGGCAGAAGCTGTAAGAATGGCATTAGCACGCGTAATGTGTGAAGTTAACGCTGAAAACAGAGGAATCCTTAAACCAGAAGGTTTATTAACAAGAGACCCTAGAATGGTTGAACGTAAGAAATTCGGTCAGAAGAAAGCTCGTAAGAGATTCCAGTTCTCTAAACGTTAA
- the rplM gene encoding 50S ribosomal protein L13: MDALSYKTVSASKATVTKEWIVVDAEGHNLGRLASKVAMILRGKYKPSYTPHVDCGDNVIVINSEKINLTGTKLNDKIYMRHTGYPGGQRTLTAKVLQAKNPALLVEKAVKGMLPKNKLGAELFRNLNVVVGSEHTHGAQKPRTVNLNDLK; the protein is encoded by the coding sequence ATGGACGCATTAAGCTACAAAACAGTTTCAGCAAGCAAAGCCACTGTAACTAAAGAGTGGATTGTTGTTGACGCTGAAGGTCATAACTTAGGACGTCTTGCTTCTAAAGTTGCAATGATTTTAAGAGGTAAGTACAAGCCAAGTTACACACCGCACGTTGACTGTGGGGATAACGTAATTGTTATCAACTCAGAAAAAATTAACCTTACAGGTACAAAATTGAATGACAAAATTTACATGCGTCATACAGGTTACCCAGGAGGACAAAGAACTTTAACCGCTAAAGTATTGCAAGCTAAAAACCCTGCATTATTAGTAGAAAAAGCTGTAAAAGGTATGTTACCTAAAAACAAATTAGGAGCTGAACTTTTTAGAAATCTAAATGTTGTTGTAGGATCTGAGCACACTCACGGAGCTCAAAAACCTAGAACTGTTAACCTAAATGATCTTAAGTAA
- a CDS encoding ferritin-like domain-containing protein codes for MNILKFIESFTDDNLMNSTGSRRDSFTQFGNIGKNLALASIPFGLSALTNKAFAKDITATPATPIGALQFALTLEYLENEFYAMALDSGVIPASENAGRDLKVFQQIAAHESDHVKFLIAGLGGTASANFVPKPTFDFTVGGAFDPFGDYPTFLALAQAFEDTGVRAYKGQAANLITAPDLLTAALQIHSVEARHASEVRRLRGLKGWISNAERGAGMPAATQAVYDGEGVTMQAGFNTASAFGAAAGSEAYDEPLTTQQVVDIANIFIV; via the coding sequence ATGAACATTTTAAAATTTATAGAATCCTTTACTGACGATAATTTAATGAACAGTACTGGTTCTCGAAGAGACAGTTTTACGCAGTTTGGAAATATTGGAAAAAATCTAGCTCTAGCATCAATTCCATTCGGATTGTCGGCTCTTACCAATAAAGCTTTCGCAAAAGATATTACAGCAACTCCTGCTACTCCTATTGGTGCTTTGCAATTTGCGCTAACATTAGAATATCTTGAAAACGAATTTTATGCAATGGCTTTAGATTCTGGAGTAATTCCAGCTTCAGAAAATGCAGGAAGAGACTTAAAAGTATTCCAACAAATTGCAGCGCACGAATCCGATCATGTTAAATTTTTAATTGCAGGCCTAGGTGGTACAGCAAGCGCCAACTTCGTTCCTAAACCCACTTTTGACTTTACGGTTGGCGGCGCCTTTGATCCGTTTGGAGATTACCCAACCTTTTTAGCTTTGGCACAAGCATTTGAAGATACAGGCGTTAGAGCCTATAAAGGACAAGCTGCAAACTTGATAACTGCTCCCGATTTACTGACTGCAGCATTGCAGATACATTCTGTTGAAGCGCGTCATGCTTCTGAAGTAAGAAGATTAAGAGGCTTAAAAGGATGGATCTCTAATGCCGAAAGAGGCGCTGGCATGCCAGCAGCAACTCAAGCCGTTTATGATGGCGAAGGCGTAACGATGCAAGCCGGATTTAATACCGCATCCGCTTTTGGTGCGGCGGCGGGCTCAGAAGCTTACGATGAGCCACTTACGACACAGCAAGTTGTTGATATTGCCAATATATTTATTGTATAA
- a CDS encoding ferritin-like domain-containing protein: protein MKNEVKIHEVDPSLNSRRSFLKLSGLTLVTTGLVLAGCSDNDNDNDMPDTSLPGIRNGVFDLGSGDFGVLTYAYALEQLEADFYTKVVNASSFNTVFSSLEREVLTDLYHHEVVHRDFFKAALNGALPDPSSQLLPSLAFNYGSLNFNSRTEVLATAKALEDTGVAAYNGAGKLIKTADYLLLAGKIVSVEARHASAIRSLINPNSKDFAGDDIVNMSTGLDDAKDPSKILPIAAGFITTKFTAKYLP from the coding sequence ATGAAAAACGAAGTTAAAATTCATGAAGTTGACCCTTCATTGAATAGCAGAAGGAGCTTTCTTAAGCTCAGCGGATTAACATTAGTCACCACAGGTCTGGTTCTAGCTGGCTGCAGCGACAATGACAATGATAACGATATGCCGGACACCTCACTGCCCGGAATAAGAAATGGTGTTTTCGATTTAGGCTCTGGAGATTTTGGAGTTTTGACTTACGCGTATGCTCTTGAACAACTAGAAGCCGACTTTTATACTAAAGTTGTTAATGCAAGTAGTTTTAATACTGTATTTAGCAGTCTTGAACGTGAAGTTTTAACTGATTTATACCACCATGAAGTGGTTCACAGAGATTTTTTCAAAGCCGCTTTGAATGGAGCACTTCCCGATCCAAGTTCGCAATTACTTCCTTCTTTAGCCTTTAATTATGGTTCATTAAATTTCAACAGCCGTACCGAAGTTCTCGCAACTGCAAAAGCACTAGAAGATACGGGCGTCGCTGCTTATAACGGAGCAGGGAAATTAATTAAAACAGCTGACTACTTATTATTGGCAGGAAAAATCGTTTCTGTTGAAGCTAGACACGCTTCCGCAATAAGAAGTTTAATTAATCCGAATTCGAAAGATTTTGCCGGAGATGATATTGTAAATATGTCAACAGGATTAGATGATGCAAAAGATCCATCTAAAATACTGCCAATTGCTGCTGGTTTTATTACCACAAAATTCACAGCTAAATACCTACCTTAA
- a CDS encoding LacI family DNA-binding transcriptional regulator: MKAKATLKQIAKELGVSVSTVSKALNDSPEISEQTKVKIKEYAKLKNYKPNVIGLNLKNRKTKTIGVIIPNILNSFFAKVFSGIEKVADKKGYNVITCISNESLEKEIHTLEMLSNGTIDGFILSVSEEAQKLQDYNHFSEIINDGTPIVMFDRIADEVDCDKVVVDDFDSALNSTQHLINLGCKNIALISSVDNLSVGKLRADGYLKALADNNIPVNEKIILRTDSEDDMKAKIDSIFDNKIDGIFALDENDSVAALRVSLKKGYRVPEDISIIGFADGILASRRLSPSLTTVSQHGVEIGEVAAKRLIERLEEPEGTISEYETIVIKTKLKERESTRKK, from the coding sequence ATGAAAGCTAAAGCAACTCTAAAACAAATTGCGAAGGAACTGGGAGTTTCTGTTTCGACTGTGTCTAAAGCATTGAATGACAGTCCAGAAATTAGTGAACAAACCAAGGTGAAGATTAAAGAGTATGCCAAACTCAAAAATTATAAGCCGAATGTTATTGGTTTGAATCTTAAGAATCGTAAAACAAAAACGATTGGCGTAATTATTCCTAATATTTTAAATTCTTTTTTTGCGAAAGTTTTTAGTGGTATTGAGAAAGTTGCCGATAAAAAAGGATATAATGTAATTACCTGTATCTCGAACGAATCTTTGGAGAAAGAAATTCATACGCTTGAAATGCTGAGCAACGGAACTATTGACGGGTTTATTCTTTCGGTTTCTGAAGAAGCTCAGAAACTTCAAGATTACAATCATTTTTCGGAAATAATTAATGATGGAACACCAATCGTGATGTTTGACCGTATTGCCGATGAAGTAGATTGCGATAAAGTTGTTGTAGATGATTTTGATTCGGCATTAAACTCAACACAGCATTTAATTAATTTAGGATGTAAAAATATTGCTCTAATTTCTTCTGTAGACAATTTAAGTGTTGGAAAGCTGAGGGCTGATGGATATTTGAAAGCTTTGGCAGATAATAATATTCCGGTTAACGAAAAAATCATTCTTCGCACCGATTCTGAAGATGATATGAAAGCAAAAATTGATTCGATTTTCGATAATAAAATTGACGGAATTTTTGCCTTAGACGAAAATGATTCTGTTGCGGCTTTAAGGGTAAGTTTGAAAAAAGGTTACAGAGTCCCAGAAGATATTTCGATTATTGGTTTCGCAGACGGAATTTTAGCTTCAAGACGTTTGTCACCAAGTTTGACTACTGTAAGTCAGCATGGAGTTGAAATTGGAGAAGTTGCAGCAAAAAGATTAATCGAAAGATTGGAAGAGCCAGAAGGAACGATTTCTGAATACGAAACAATCGTCATCAAAACAAAATTGAAAGAAAGAGAATCCACTCGAAAAAAATAA